Within Spinacia oleracea cultivar Varoflay chromosome 4, BTI_SOV_V1, whole genome shotgun sequence, the genomic segment GTTCAAAGAGAAGATATgagatgatttttttttaataacccCACTTTGCTTTCCTTTCCTTTCGTACCGAAGTCCGACCACCGATATGAGGCTTTATCCAACAGATCTACGGGTCTTCGGTGTTCACCCAAAAATTTATGTTATTCTCTTATCCTATTACATGTAATTTGTCTAGGTCTATTCATATTAAATTAGTGTTTGATCATTTAAACGGTTAActcttttaatttttggttcACAATTATAGATTACTCCGTATAATCTTATGCTTCCAAGTAATTAATTGACATATCTATCAATATCATGTGATCATTGTAGACATGTGTATTTTCTGTGAATAAAATTGTGTGAGAAATAATGATTGTAGGATGTAGCACCATTTTTgtaaacattgtttttgtaatGTGGTTACTcagtacggagtattattttgtTCAAATGTCTTAATTGTGTTTCTGGATTTTGTCAGATTGAAGGTATTTTGCATTAGTTTCGTGAAGTTTAATCAGTTACTTTTGAATTGGAATCGAAAATAATTACTCAGCTTCATGTTGACAATACTTTATATGTTTTTAAGCTTGCTCTGTAATATATCCATGAAATTATTCGGAGTCAATATCTAAAGGCATGAAACCGCATCATGATTCATGAGCAACCCATATGAGCATTTTATACAATATTTTCTTGCCATTTAAGTGTAGCTTAGAAAATAGCTTAGGCAATTTGCTGAGTTGTTTCTACCATACAGTATATGAACAAACTTCTTCACACTTTTCTTTTCGGTATCTCTTATATTAAGCGATCAACAATGGCAGGACATTTAAGATTTTTGTAATGTGCACTAGGATACAATCGTCTCAATCACACTGGATATTTTTGTCAGATACTACGTATAATGACTATTATTTTTAAGAAAGTTTCCGCCTCTTACAAAAACAACCTTTGATCACTTATTACAAGTTTCCATCTCCCTATCACATTTTCCGTGTACTAGGTAAAATTGGGTGTCTTAGGgttccccctttttttttattgatttctTTCTTTGTAGATCTAGAAACTTCATATCTATTTGGTTATCATGGTTAGGGATGGCAGTGGGTAATGGACCCGACCCGGATccgtggatccagatccgttttcaacggatctggatcctcaatttttggacccgacggatccgggtaggatatggatccttggttttaaaaacggatctggatcgggtCCTAAGTCATTACCCAGATCCGGATCCGTTTACCCGtgtttataaaaaatatatataaaaatataaaaataaagactTAAGAATTGTAGTATTATTGAagtttttgaacttttaatattatttatgttggatttgttaaattttattttagtgaaTGCTTGTATGGACAAATAGCGTTGTTATTGAAGTTTTAtcgttttaaggttaaaatgaaaattaaggtcgtttgatgaaaaaataagttaggatCCGTTTTGGACCCAGATCCGTAGGATCCGTcggatctggatctggatcctcaaaTTCATTACCCagcggatccgggtaggatttggatccttgcctaaaaaacggatctggatctggatcctaTAGGATCCGGTCCAGATCCTACCCGTTGCCATCCCTAATCATGGTATTTAGGCTCACTAAGTATCCTGTAAATTTATGTATTATCGTATATtccttttcaaaattaatttacaTAGTTTCTATGTGAACTACTATTGAAGTTTGCGGGAATTTGATTTGTGTAATTCTCATAACTAGCATGTAATTGCTACATTACTTTGCAACATAAGCAGGGTACTTTGTATATGACTTCTCttcattaataaaattattagtGGTGCAACTCCAGGCACAAAACCGTTTCCTTTTTCGTGTTTTTAGTCTTTAACACACACCAAGTACCTAAGAAGATAAAACAATAAAAGTAACCTTTAAATTACCACACAAAAAAAACATGTGtataaatagaaaaattaatGTCATTCTTTTGCAGATTAGAGGaaaaagaataagttgaaaaagaTAGACAACGTAGCAAAGGAATAGGGTCATGGTGTGGAATGCAGGACATCAACAACCGGAGGataaaatgtttgttacttATATCAGGTGTACTCAACACATTGAaactaaaaaattaataatgttAGATTGTAcctattttgtttgattttaccTATTATGTATTATGTTTGGTATATTTATTAAAGAATGTAATGCTAACACTTTCATAATGTGTTGTACAAAGAATTTAActtctactacctccgttccttaatgttctttacgctttggaatatgtgtccaaagtaagaaaactttgaccgtggattctcactgttatatacattaaaatgttatcatgtaagatcttgttagattggtctcgttgggtattttcaaaatatcaaatttttataattttttcacaaacGAAAATGAATATATAAgtcgttaaatattgcattggagtccgtgcaaatagtaaccgtaaagaacattaaggaacggaggtagtatgtaaCTATTAGATATAATCAGACTTCTATGTAAATACTACATTATTgttcaataaaattaaaaaaaacaaaaaactagaACAAACATTTCTCTTCAGtgactttattttttcaaaaattttcACACTTATTATTTTAAATTGTAAATTATAATTGTTTTTATGATACATTTTGAACCATTCAACATTCAAATGATACTCTGTACAACAACACTACGAAGTTAAATGGTTAGCAAAAGAAACTTTTATAATGGTTGTTATTCAAAACTAGTTTGAATTTAGACTGAGCCTTTCACTCTCGTTTGAAACGGTTGGTTTTCCCAATTAATCTCCTTCACGGCTTCAGAGTGTTCAGACATTCTCCTGTGAAAAATCCACACAGAAATGCAACAAATCGCTCAACCCATCTCCTTAATCTCAATTAAACCCACATTTCCTCCTTTAATTTCACTAACCCACAGTCTCAAATCCAAAATCCACTTCCAAAACCCAATAATTTCTGCAAAATGGCGCAAAAAACGATCTGGGTCACAAAGATCTCACAAACTCATCATCAATTCAATCGCACACATTGCCTCCACTCTCAAGATTATCCCTGAACCGTTGGATTCACTAGTGAGAGAATTCTTGGTTGTGGGTGGCGGAAACGGCGGGAAATTCGGGTTCAGGAACGGCTTTGGAGGAGGCGGTGGAGGAAGAAATCGCAGGAGAGAAGTAGGGTTCTGGGTACTTTTGTTGATTTCATCAAGTTTGGCATTATGGGTTGTTTTGGAGAAAGAAAAAGACAATCATGAACTGGGTTTCTGGGTTTTCTTGGTTTTGGTTTCTGCATTTGCTGTTTTCTGCTTGGTGAAAGGATGGAGAAGAGAGATTAAAAACTGGGTGTTGGGATTTTCTTGTGGGGCCGCTTTGATGGGTTTGGGATTGAGGAACAATGAGAATTTTGTGAGGTGGGTTGATGAATTTAGGGCTAGTtctttgaatttttctttcataaaaaagaagagaagaagaggTAAAAGATGGATatgaggaagaggaagaggaagaagagaaaATCTACTGTAATTTTTGTTGTTTACAAttttctaactttttttttgtttttttactatTGTTTGTTGTTTAGGGTTGTAATTTTATCTTTTCGCAAACCCGGATAATTGTAATTGAGACCTGTTTTTAATCGCAAATTTTGATACTGTTTGATTTCCCAATTGTATGTTTCATTCATTCTTTGAGTTCTGCAAGCAGCTCAATGTCACTGAATTCTTAAGCATTAGCACTGGCACAGCAAATTTGCCGGCTGGGAAACAATGTTGTTGAGTTTGTGTGAATTATCAGATATGTTTTGCAGAAAGTATGAACTCCAGCCTGATGTTTAACACTTAAAAAAACTTGGGAGTTTGTTTAAGAAAAGAGAACAATGAGGTGTATTTTGTAGAAAGTATGGAAGACTCTTGATGTTAAGCAACGAGTTTATTTATGGAAAAGAAGATACCTTGAGCGCTAAAAGAAGCTGCTCGTAGGAATCGGACTCCTGGTATTTAACCTGCATTGTAGAGAGTGTCTGAATGGAAAGCAAAATAAAACATTGTTCTACACTCTACACAGCAAGTAAAAGTAAATGCGAAAGTGAAAACTCTAAATAACTCTGAAAGTGATGAAACATTCTTCGATAAGTCTAAGTTTTCGCCTGAACTGTTACTAATGAAGTACAAAAGCTATTTTGTCAAAAAATAAAGTACAAAAGCTACAACAAAATGAAGTTCAGCTAGAAAACTGCATGCAAGATTGAAATTCATAATGAATTGCAACTCTTGCGTGCTGGTAGCAGCAAACATCCAGAAAAATGTTGCTTGCAAATTGCAATGATGAAACAACTTGCATGCTTATTTCAATTGAACGTATGGCAGTTTCATAAAATTAACCTCCCTTCTTCCTCATGCTATCTATCTGGAAAGGCCCATTCATTGCTCTTAGAATACTCCGATGTAGGCTTCTGGTCTGCCGTTGAAGAACCAGACTCCAGAAGACTTGAGTATCTTTCCTGTTAACAGAACTCAAATAAATCAACAGGCAACCATGCCTGTCTTAAAAGTCTTAGACATGGTTGGACGACTAACTAACTAACTAATGTACATACAACTTTTCAAACATTTCAAGTTGATGGCATCTTTTTTTTCACAATGCCCTCGAAAACACCATCAATTCCAAAATGTCCGGATAGATCTTGCGAATCAACAGGTCCTGGCAGCTCAAATGAAATGGTAAAGTGACCTGGTGGACATAAGTTCCGAGATTGCATCTCAAATTTCAAGGAATCCTTGTACACAGTC encodes:
- the LOC130472572 gene encoding uncharacterized protein, with product MQQIAQPISLISIKPTFPPLISLTHSLKSKIHFQNPIISAKWRKKRSGSQRSHKLIINSIAHIASTLKIIPEPLDSLVREFLVVGGGNGGKFGFRNGFGGGGGGRNRRREVGFWVLLLISSSLALWVVLEKEKDNHELGFWVFLVLVSAFAVFCLVKGWRREIKNWVLGFSCGAALMGLGLRNNENFVRWVDEFRASSLNFSFIKKKRRRGKRWI